Sequence from the Candidatus Krumholzibacteriota bacterium genome:
CTCGAAGCGGCCAGACTTGCTCCGTCAGGCAAAAACGGCCAGCCCTGGAGATTCATAGTAGTAAAGGATAAAGAAACGAGATCGAGACTTGTACCGGCATGCAAAAACCAGGAGTTTATAGCTGAAGCCCCGGTAGTCATAGTGGCTTGCGGGTATGAAGAGGAAGCGTACAAAAAGATGGGCGGATACTGGAACAGTCTTCCTGTCGATATCGGCATCGCTCTGGAGCACCTGATGCTCGCCGCCGAGGCTGAAGAACTTGGAACATGCTGGATTGGAGCTTTTATCGAGGAAGAGGTCAGGGATATCCTGGGTGTTCCCGAGGGGGTGAAGATAGTCGCGCTGACCCCGGTCGGTTATCCATCGAAAGGAAGAGTGGTCAGGCCAAGAAAGCCTCTCGGGGAGATAGTAATGATGGAGAGGTGGGAAGAAAGATGAAAAACAATCTTTGCAGGACAGTAGTGACGATACTGGTCGTCGGAGCTTTTATATCAGCTCAACAGGTCTATGCCGGATCTGTATTTCAGGAGAAAGGGATGATAGACCTCAAGGAACTGACCATTCCGGAAGCTCCTTCCTCTTCAACTTACGGTCTCTCTTTTTCGCCGTCATCCGGAGATTCGATAGAAGTGATGCAGATCGAAATCGAAGAGAAGAACAAGTCGAACATCTACAGGGAACTGGCCGTAGCCGCCGTTGTAACGGCTTTTGCCGCCTATATCATTGTGACGG
This genomic interval carries:
- a CDS encoding nitroreductase family protein, with product MDVYEAIRMRTSVRAYKADTVEEEKLGRLLEAARLAPSGKNGQPWRFIVVKDKETRSRLVPACKNQEFIAEAPVVIVACGYEEEAYKKMGGYWNSLPVDIGIALEHLMLAAEAEELGTCWIGAFIEEEVRDILGVPEGVKIVALTPVGYPSKGRVVRPRKPLGEIVMMERWEER